One Dama dama isolate Ldn47 chromosome 31, ASM3311817v1, whole genome shotgun sequence genomic window carries:
- the N6AMT1 gene encoding methyltransferase N6AMT1, giving the protein MAAPSFPTPLCGHVGRGAFSDVYEPAEDTFLLLDALEAAAGELTGVEICLEVGSGSGVVSAFLASVIGPQALYICTDVSPEAAACTLETARCNKVHIQPIITDLVKGLLPRLKEKVDLLIFNPPYVVTPPEEVGSRGIQAAWAGGRSGREVIDRFLPLAPDLLSPRGLFYLVTIKENNPEEILKIMKTKGLQGTTALSRRAGQEILSVLKFTRP; this is encoded by the exons ATGGCGGCGCCCAGCTTCCCCACGCCGCTGTGCGGGCATGTGGGCCGCGGCGCCTTCAGCGACGTGTACGAGCCCGCGGAGGACACTTTTCTGCTGCTGGACGCACTCGAAGCGGCGGCGGGCGAACTCACGGG agtgGAAATATGCCTCGAGGTTGGCTCAGGGTCTGGAGTGGTGTCTGCATTCCTAGCCTCTGTGATCGGTCCTCAAGCTTTGTATAT ATGTACCGATGTCAGCCCTGAGGCAGCAGCATGTACCCTGGAGACGGCACGCTGTAACAAAGTCCACATTCAGCCAATAATTACAGATTTG GTCAAAGGCTTGCTACCAAGATTGAAGGAAAAGGTCGATCTTCTTATATTTAATCCTCCTTATGTAGTGACTCCACCTGAAGAG GTCGGGAGTCGCGGGATACAGGCGGCTTGGGCTGGTGGGAGAAGCGGTCGTGAAGTCATCGACAGATTCTTACCACTGGCTCCAGATCTCCTCTCACCAAGAGGATTGTTCTATTTAGTCACCATTAAAGAAAACAATCCAG aagaaattttgaaaataatgaagaccaaaGGTCTACAAGGGACCACTGCCCTTTCCAGGCGAGCAGGCCAGGAAATCCTGTCGGTCCTGAAGTTCACCAGGCCCTGA